Proteins found in one Methylobacter sp. S3L5C genomic segment:
- a CDS encoding acyltransferase yields the protein MINQDVQLGEGVVIFHPDLVNLYGCKIGADTKIGTFVEIQKGASIGARCKISSHSFICEGVEIEECVFVGHGVMFINDTYPKAVGEDGELQTEADWQLIRTRIKSGASIGSNATILCGITIGKNALIGAGAVVTKDVPDYAIVAGVPARVIGHTRTQE from the coding sequence ATGATAAACCAAGATGTTCAGTTAGGTGAAGGTGTCGTTATATTTCACCCCGATCTCGTTAACCTGTATGGTTGCAAAATTGGCGCTGATACCAAGATTGGCACCTTTGTGGAAATACAGAAAGGTGCCTCGATTGGTGCCCGATGCAAAATTTCAAGCCACAGCTTCATCTGTGAGGGTGTAGAAATTGAGGAGTGTGTATTCGTAGGCCATGGTGTCATGTTTATTAATGACACCTACCCAAAAGCAGTCGGTGAAGACGGCGAATTACAAACGGAAGCTGATTGGCAATTAATTCGCACCCGCATTAAATCAGGTGCCTCAATCGGCAGTAATGCAACTATCCTGTGCGGCATAACTATCGGAAAAAATGCTCTGATCGGTGCCGGCGCGGTAGTTACCAAGGATGTCCCCGATTATGCAATTGTTGCCGGCGTTCCTGCACGTGTGATTGGACATACACGAACTCAAGAGTAA
- a CDS encoding sugar transferase yields MKPHSIEMKIKNTGSFLEEFEPSSALPNNSSQYRIASDELFFDSYFIDQLRLEKLRAQRSKSTLSIILLTLEKETESEAVNMKNILDIIRKKIRDTDISGFVNNRTIGVLLPHTDEKGAKELCEKLVNGNKKPQFSATTSSYPDHIFESLEKIGSIRPDAFPFKLKNSKSSSWFKLLLKRGVDIIGSIIGIIIFLPVMLVTALAVKATSPGPMIFRQIRLGRQGTPFNFYKFRSMQVNLDDKIHREYIHNFIKGSHTKVNQGDTEKPFYKIKSDPRITKVGRFIRKTSIDELPQFFNVLKGDMSLVGPRPPLPYEVEKYQAWHLQRILEMKPGITGLWQVEGRSKTEWDDSVRLDIRYIQNWSLLLDINILFRTIETVLKCRGGV; encoded by the coding sequence ATGAAACCACATAGCATTGAAATGAAAATAAAAAATACCGGCTCTTTCCTGGAAGAATTTGAACCATCGTCCGCTCTGCCGAATAATTCGAGCCAATATCGGATTGCTTCCGATGAGCTATTTTTCGATTCATATTTTATTGACCAGTTACGTCTTGAGAAGCTTAGGGCGCAACGGTCCAAGTCCACGCTATCAATTATCTTACTGACCCTTGAAAAAGAGACCGAAAGCGAAGCCGTTAATATGAAAAACATCTTGGATATCATTCGAAAAAAGATTCGAGATACCGACATTAGCGGCTTTGTCAATAATCGAACTATAGGAGTCCTTCTTCCTCATACTGACGAAAAAGGCGCGAAAGAACTCTGTGAAAAATTAGTTAATGGCAATAAAAAGCCACAATTTTCTGCGACTACCTCAAGTTATCCTGATCATATTTTTGAAAGCCTTGAAAAAATTGGCTCTATTCGGCCAGATGCTTTCCCTTTTAAGTTAAAGAATTCAAAAAGCAGTTCATGGTTTAAATTACTATTAAAAAGAGGCGTCGACATCATAGGTTCGATTATCGGTATCATTATTTTCCTGCCGGTTATGTTAGTAACAGCATTGGCTGTTAAAGCAACATCACCGGGCCCCATGATTTTCAGGCAAATCCGATTGGGCAGACAAGGCACTCCTTTCAACTTTTACAAATTTCGCTCCATGCAGGTGAATTTGGATGACAAAATACACCGTGAATACATCCACAATTTTATTAAAGGTAGCCACACTAAAGTCAATCAGGGGGATACGGAAAAACCATTCTATAAAATTAAATCGGATCCCAGAATAACCAAGGTTGGAAGATTCATTCGAAAAACCAGTATTGATGAATTGCCGCAGTTTTTTAATGTATTAAAGGGGGATATGAGCCTGGTTGGACCGAGGCCACCTCTTCCTTACGAAGTCGAGAAATACCAAGCGTGGCATCTCCAGCGAATACTTGAGATGAAACCAGGTATTACAGGGCTTTGGCAAGTAGAAGGTCGAAGCAAGACCGAATGGGATGATTCGGTGAGGCTCGATATTCGGTATATTCAGAACTGGTCTCTTCTATTGGATATAAATATATTATTCAGAACGATTGAGACTGTTTTAAAGTGCAGAGGTGGGGTGTAA
- a CDS encoding DUF2341 domain-containing protein, whose protein sequence is MNLIFCYRYIRYSCLFLLLPVLLLWLGLHASAFSTTVIDTGKTGSYPVASPINSRSLASENALVSGNWLDPAWIDRSVVTINSSSAIELSNFQVQVKLDSTFDFSKVKSDGSDIRFTLGDGVTQIPFWIETWDVGNRKASLWIKVPTVPITGTTLYMYYGNLAATGASSGANTFEFFDDFNSGSTLLGYYNLGAPTTVLVQDQPWENGALDAPHTMSVIENNNGGYVYWGYYGLQKGCSGIGLAFSNDLVSWTKYDQNPLINTGRWPTVLKVGSIFYMLYTKDYCTSTPYIVLATSTDGINFADQKIIVQPQPGFKNQNPNLYFNPNDGNYYIYWFNYGGAPTDTIRTRSASTIEGLDNPASETIVLQSNDVLAAPNMMFRDGTYFLSTESLDANSAWITNIYSSTNPTSGFSLLPNNPILAQGSACLFQHIFGTELHEYYCKQDGGTGIWTLEHRLADLTLGRVQFQDGIDPGKWAVTGGSWAVINDTQQDGTVGGVLRGTIGSSMRQVLLSKYSGSDYVVEVYGKQLNGPVWGIGTRALDQNNLYSINLYENLDDTNNLYVYDWVNGGASTLNNIAVGAVNANAWYKLSVQMHGNAIDVYKDDSLTLQASSSLYTAGTIALYGEKNTVAEFNNVLVRKYAAVEPSTTVVSEMPLTLGSLQLNPNSVLGGDLSQGTVVLQRPAPIGGVIVTLSSSDPSVTIPSSVTVAANATSATFSVTTSAVSVVTPVTITGTYNGTQNATLTVNPAPVAFVKAAGNFGESVPYTVGIAPTPGNFLAVFVWQIEGAATPAVMTDNLGSIYTKDCDLTFNQGNGLRRLTVFHLLNAPGGITKVNITPNRPSRTIVAEYSGMPVSGAMFDVCGMVNNQTTASNTWSSLATTTTAVDLVFGLTDTGFSGNAGFGASGAWIGRLAQHDTIDADDSYLVDHINAAPGSYTATGTSTISLATSSVVVAFKTISSPAALASVTLNPASVPGGSSSTGTVALNAAAPSGGAMIALLSSDPSVTVPSNVTVGANATTATFGVTTTTVSAVTPVTITGTYNGTQTGTLTVNPLPAVALSSVSVNPSAVTGGISTTGTVTLTGTAPIGGIVVTLSNNNSIVSEPASVTVPAGASSATFTIATTPVASNTTVTLSAALNSITKTSTMVVNRPALASVSVNPASVKGGTSSTGTVTLTGAAPAAGTVVALSDNNTAASVPASVTVPMGATGATFTITTTRVNSSRNVTISGKLNGTTKTATLGITR, encoded by the coding sequence ATGAATTTAATATTCTGTTATCGTTATATTCGCTATTCATGTCTTTTTTTGCTCCTACCTGTTTTGCTGCTTTGGCTTGGCTTGCATGCTTCGGCTTTCTCTACGACAGTAATCGATACGGGAAAAACAGGTTCGTACCCGGTAGCATCGCCAATTAATTCTCGATCATTGGCTTCCGAAAATGCATTGGTTTCCGGAAATTGGCTTGACCCTGCATGGATTGACCGCAGTGTAGTTACAATTAATAGCTCAAGCGCTATTGAGTTGAGTAATTTTCAGGTGCAGGTAAAACTGGATAGCACTTTTGACTTTAGCAAGGTAAAGAGTGATGGCAGTGATATACGTTTTACTCTTGGCGATGGTGTTACCCAGATTCCATTCTGGATCGAGACTTGGGATGTCGGCAATCGGAAGGCAAGTTTGTGGATCAAAGTGCCAACGGTTCCGATAACAGGGACGACTTTATATATGTACTATGGAAATCTAGCGGCTACAGGGGCTTCCAGTGGAGCTAATACCTTTGAGTTTTTTGACGATTTTAATTCCGGATCTACACTGCTTGGTTATTATAACCTTGGAGCGCCCACTACGGTTTTAGTGCAGGATCAACCTTGGGAGAATGGTGCATTAGATGCGCCACATACAATGAGCGTTATCGAGAACAATAACGGCGGCTATGTCTATTGGGGATATTATGGTCTTCAGAAAGGTTGTTCCGGGATTGGGCTGGCTTTTAGCAATGATTTGGTTAGCTGGACAAAGTATGACCAAAATCCATTGATTAACACCGGTAGATGGCCTACGGTCTTAAAAGTCGGGAGCATCTTTTATATGCTTTATACTAAAGATTATTGTACTTCCACCCCTTATATCGTGCTTGCGACCAGCACAGATGGTATTAACTTCGCGGATCAGAAGATTATCGTGCAGCCGCAACCCGGCTTTAAGAACCAAAATCCCAACCTCTACTTTAACCCGAATGACGGTAATTATTACATTTATTGGTTTAACTACGGGGGGGCACCGACTGACACTATCAGGACAAGAAGTGCGAGCACCATTGAAGGACTCGATAACCCCGCTTCAGAAACTATTGTGCTGCAATCCAATGATGTTTTGGCAGCTCCCAATATGATGTTTCGTGATGGCACATACTTTCTTTCGACGGAAAGCCTGGATGCCAATTCGGCCTGGATTACAAACATTTACTCCAGCACTAATCCTACCAGCGGTTTTTCTCTTTTACCAAACAATCCAATCCTGGCACAGGGATCAGCCTGTCTGTTTCAGCACATCTTCGGAACCGAACTCCATGAGTATTACTGTAAACAAGACGGAGGAACCGGCATCTGGACTTTGGAACATCGGCTTGCCGACCTGACTTTGGGTAGAGTACAGTTTCAAGATGGTATAGACCCTGGTAAATGGGCAGTGACTGGCGGTTCGTGGGCAGTTATCAACGATACCCAACAGGATGGCACTGTCGGTGGTGTATTACGGGGTACGATTGGTAGCAGTATGAGGCAGGTTTTACTGTCTAAATATAGCGGCAGTGATTATGTGGTTGAGGTGTATGGCAAGCAACTTAACGGTCCGGTTTGGGGTATTGGAACACGGGCTTTGGATCAGAATAATCTTTACTCTATTAATTTGTACGAGAATCTTGATGATACCAACAACCTCTATGTCTATGATTGGGTAAACGGGGGCGCATCAACGCTCAATAATATAGCGGTCGGAGCGGTAAATGCTAATGCATGGTACAAGCTTTCGGTACAAATGCATGGCAACGCCATTGATGTTTATAAGGACGACAGTTTGACGCTTCAGGCGTCATCTTCTTTGTATACGGCAGGAACCATAGCGCTTTATGGGGAAAAAAATACAGTCGCCGAGTTTAATAATGTTCTGGTACGTAAATATGCGGCAGTCGAGCCATCAACCACTGTAGTATCGGAAATGCCATTGACACTGGGTTCATTACAACTGAATCCGAATAGTGTATTAGGGGGAGACTTATCTCAGGGGACTGTGGTTTTGCAACGTCCTGCCCCGATTGGGGGAGTAATTGTCACGCTATCAAGTTCTGATCCTTCGGTCACGATACCCTCCAGCGTAACTGTTGCCGCCAATGCAACAAGCGCGACTTTCTCCGTAACTACAAGTGCAGTGAGTGTGGTGACTCCGGTCACGATAACGGGTACTTACAACGGAACTCAAAATGCGACGCTTACCGTTAATCCTGCTCCTGTTGCCTTTGTTAAAGCTGCCGGCAACTTCGGTGAGTCAGTTCCCTACACCGTTGGTATCGCACCAACTCCAGGGAATTTTCTTGCTGTATTTGTCTGGCAGATTGAAGGAGCAGCGACGCCGGCAGTCATGACAGATAATCTTGGAAGTATCTACACAAAGGATTGCGACTTAACTTTCAACCAGGGTAACGGTTTGCGACGCCTTACTGTGTTCCATCTATTAAATGCGCCTGGCGGAATTACAAAGGTCAATATCACTCCGAACAGGCCATCACGAACAATCGTTGCCGAGTATTCAGGAATGCCGGTTAGCGGGGCGATGTTTGATGTTTGCGGAATGGTAAACAACCAGACGACTGCGAGTAATACTTGGTCTTCTTTGGCCACCACTACCACAGCGGTCGATTTGGTTTTTGGACTGACCGACACGGGATTCTCCGGCAATGCCGGCTTTGGTGCGAGTGGAGCCTGGATAGGGCGTCTGGCACAACACGATACAATCGACGCAGATGATAGTTATTTAGTCGATCACATCAATGCAGCACCAGGGAGTTACACGGCAACCGGTACTTCAACTATCTCGCTGGCAACATCATCTGTCGTAGTCGCGTTTAAAACTATCTCAAGCCCTGCGGCCTTGGCATCGGTAACACTCAATCCGGCGAGCGTTCCAGGTGGAAGTTCTTCAACGGGAACGGTAGCGCTGAATGCGGCAGCGCCTTCCGGCGGAGCGATGATTGCGTTATTAAGTTCGGATCCTTCGGTTACGGTACCATCAAACGTGACTGTTGGTGCCAACGCGACGACCGCTACTTTTGGGGTGACGACGACCACTGTAAGTGCGGTGACTCCAGTTACAATAACGGGCACTTACAACGGAACGCAAACCGGGACACTGACTGTGAATCCACTTCCAGCGGTCGCATTATCCTCTGTAAGCGTGAATCCTTCGGCGGTGACAGGAGGTATTTCCACGACAGGGACTGTGACGTTGACCGGTACGGCCCCGATTGGTGGCATTGTGGTGACTTTGTCGAATAATAATTCCATTGTCTCGGAACCTGCTTCCGTCACCGTGCCGGCAGGAGCTTCCAGCGCAACTTTTACCATAGCAACGACACCGGTGGCAAGTAACACTACGGTGACACTTTCTGCTGCGTTGAACAGTATAACGAAGACCTCTACGATGGTAGTCAATCGGCCGGCGCTTGCTTCGGTGTCGGTTAATCCTGCCAGCGTGAAGGGTGGAACTTCCTCGACTGGAACCGTAACCCTGACAGGTGCAGCACCCGCAGCAGGAACCGTTGTGGCTTTGTCGGACAACAACACCGCTGCGTCTGTACCTGCCAGTGTTACTGTGCCAATGGGAGCAACTGGCGCGACGTTTACCATCACTACCACTAGGGTGAACAGTTCGAGAAATGTGACGATTTCAGGCAAACTTAACGGCACGACAAAGACAGCCACGCTGGGCATCACCAGGTAG
- a CDS encoding bifunctional UDP-sugar hydrolase/5'-nucleotidase, with translation MTRNGLLKKLIVLTGLILSGTAFAGKGELTLIHSGDIHGHLVPRPNVRSDSTGRMEGGLARMATVINHIRKANPGQTLYFNTGDTLQGSAEAMFTRGQALIDVMNLLKPDFNEPGNWDYLYGPERFLQTFVGTPGKPPLFNTQTVAANLYYVCAGISKPLCPDQVSDEPGRSDRPALGVDHKTLGAPGYIDFPSTDTTTPYPQLAGQRPLPPYIIKTINGIKVGVLGMTTARAIRAVGPVVTKGFVYTDGENEMPYYINELRNIMQVDIIVMISELELSRTIDLATRYPGVDFILNADMHERTIEPVVLKTGTVLVEEGQDGTMLGEIRLKVKKGHKLPGDGKLTWKWTPHIITDKIKEDAAVASKVAEVRTPFVSNTFVAGQTATIGGNTSTLLRPVDTVVGYTANALHRSNFTDSKTDNPGVIEGSSHDLIVDAMRWAAGSDFATIRGFRYGTHVAPGPITMSDIYHYLPIGARIAKVYPIYGGQLKRQIENSTRGSFSTVPGLWTGGWMFGYSNVTFDLDVYAPYGSSGSNIKIGGKSINPKDEGKYVAPHAPSVPYSVAGYWYADDPETINNCGACATPGSAIDVVKDEKGNPLDVSEIVVRYLKTQPGMMANPQGHRINLLYPLASPGFGNPEIQPLKGVIPN, from the coding sequence ATGACTAGAAATGGTTTGTTAAAAAAATTAATCGTACTTACCGGGTTGATACTTTCCGGAACGGCTTTTGCAGGAAAAGGTGAGCTCACCCTCATTCATTCCGGCGATATCCACGGCCATCTTGTGCCCAGACCCAATGTGCGTAGCGACAGCACAGGCAGGATGGAAGGCGGTCTTGCGCGTATGGCAACAGTTATCAACCATATCCGCAAAGCCAATCCCGGCCAGACGCTCTATTTCAATACAGGCGATACCCTGCAAGGCTCTGCCGAAGCGATGTTCACCCGTGGCCAAGCCTTGATTGATGTTATGAATCTGCTAAAACCTGATTTTAATGAGCCGGGCAACTGGGACTATCTTTACGGGCCGGAACGATTTCTGCAAACATTCGTAGGCACGCCCGGTAAACCGCCATTATTTAATACCCAAACAGTCGCTGCCAATCTTTATTATGTCTGTGCAGGCATATCCAAACCACTTTGTCCCGATCAGGTTTCTGATGAACCAGGAAGATCAGATCGCCCGGCACTGGGTGTCGACCACAAAACGCTCGGAGCACCGGGCTATATCGACTTTCCATCGACTGATACTACTACGCCTTATCCACAGTTGGCAGGTCAGCGTCCATTACCGCCTTATATTATCAAAACAATCAATGGCATAAAAGTCGGCGTTCTGGGTATGACAACAGCACGCGCCATTCGCGCAGTCGGACCGGTTGTTACCAAAGGCTTCGTGTACACCGACGGTGAAAACGAAATGCCTTACTACATCAACGAATTACGTAATATCATGCAGGTTGACATCATTGTCATGATATCGGAACTTGAATTATCCAGAACGATTGATCTTGCTACCCGCTATCCTGGCGTTGATTTTATTTTGAATGCCGATATGCACGAACGCACCATAGAGCCTGTGGTACTTAAAACCGGTACCGTATTGGTAGAAGAAGGCCAGGACGGCACTATGCTGGGTGAGATTCGTCTCAAGGTTAAAAAAGGCCATAAACTTCCAGGTGACGGTAAATTGACCTGGAAATGGACGCCGCACATCATCACCGACAAAATTAAGGAAGATGCAGCAGTTGCAAGCAAGGTTGCCGAAGTACGGACTCCTTTTGTAAGTAATACTTTTGTTGCCGGCCAGACTGCAACCATTGGCGGTAATACCAGCACCCTGCTGCGTCCTGTCGATACGGTTGTAGGCTATACCGCTAACGCTTTACACCGTTCAAATTTTACCGATAGCAAAACGGATAATCCGGGCGTCATTGAGGGCAGCTCTCACGATTTGATTGTTGATGCCATGCGCTGGGCTGCCGGTTCCGATTTTGCGACCATTCGCGGTTTTCGCTACGGCACCCATGTTGCACCCGGCCCGATAACCATGTCGGATATTTACCATTACTTGCCTATAGGTGCCCGCATTGCCAAGGTTTATCCTATCTATGGTGGCCAGCTTAAAAGACAGATTGAAAATTCTACCCGCGGCTCATTCTCTACCGTTCCCGGCCTTTGGACCGGCGGTTGGATGTTTGGCTATAGTAACGTGACTTTTGATTTGGATGTCTATGCACCTTATGGCTCAAGTGGCTCGAATATCAAGATCGGCGGGAAATCGATTAATCCAAAAGATGAGGGCAAATATGTTGCCCCGCATGCCCCATCAGTGCCGTATTCCGTCGCAGGTTACTGGTACGCAGATGATCCCGAGACCATTAACAACTGCGGAGCTTGCGCAACACCCGGCAGTGCTATTGATGTTGTAAAAGACGAAAAAGGTAACCCGCTGGATGTTAGCGAAATTGTCGTGCGTTATTTAAAAACCCAACCTGGAATGATGGCGAACCCTCAAGGACACCGTATCAATCTACTCTATCCACTGGCAAGCCCCGGTTTTGGTAATCCAGAGATTCAACCGCTAAAAGGCGTGATACCCAACTAA
- a CDS encoding thiopurine S-methyltransferase: MNTEFWLEIWEKNKIGFHQQEINSHLKSYWQHLNATPNCRVLVPLCGKTSDMLWLCGQGHRVLGVEISPLAVRDFFTENSLNPEIVQQDNFYCWEADGLVILQGDFFNINSDQVQDIACVFDRASLVALPVELRQQYVQHLKSILPDNVKTLLVTFDYEQKEMNGPPFSVSENEIRDLYQDNHEIILLCKQDVLDEYPQLQTQGLKRLQEKIYLLKPRQRNAE, from the coding sequence ATGAATACTGAATTCTGGCTTGAAATTTGGGAAAAAAATAAAATTGGTTTTCACCAACAGGAAATCAATAGTCATCTTAAATCGTATTGGCAGCATTTAAACGCTACCCCAAATTGTCGTGTGTTGGTTCCATTGTGCGGAAAAACGAGTGATATGTTATGGCTATGCGGACAAGGACACAGGGTTCTTGGCGTCGAAATAAGCCCGCTCGCCGTACGCGATTTTTTTACTGAAAACAGTTTAAATCCTGAAATCGTTCAGCAGGATAACTTTTACTGTTGGGAAGCCGATGGTTTAGTCATTCTTCAAGGTGATTTTTTCAATATTAATAGCGATCAGGTTCAGGACATAGCCTGTGTTTTTGATCGTGCTTCACTGGTCGCCTTGCCTGTCGAACTTCGTCAACAATACGTTCAACATTTGAAAAGCATTTTGCCGGATAACGTGAAAACTTTACTGGTGACATTTGACTACGAACAAAAAGAAATGAATGGTCCGCCTTTTTCTGTCAGTGAAAACGAGATTCGCGACCTTTATCAGGACAACCATGAAATCATACTACTCTGCAAACAAGATGTACTGGATGAATATCCCCAACTTCAAACCCAGGGACTCAAACGTTTGCAGGAGAAAATCTACCTATTAAAGCCACGCCAAAGAAACGCTGAATAA
- a CDS encoding cytochrome c peroxidase → MKKLPLFLLLLLAVVLFFPVSNLVGLTGKNKPILPVSGKSDNFIKVTQILQNKCVDCHSPGMTRLPFYSELPIAKQLMAKDIEEAGARLILSKELYSGAEAFTPLMLARLEKVINNGSMPPAQFLLMHWTDNLNDDEKANILTWISEERAESPWSLDSAKTLKGEPIQPIPLKVDLNPDKVALGDKLFHDRLLSGDDTLNCASCHDLTRGGTDQAKVSTGIRGQQGPINSPTVYNAMYNIAQFWDGRAKDLQEQAAGPVANPMEMGAQWDNVVEKLKQASDYQNTFGKLYPALGLTKTTVTDAIAVFEQSLITPNARFDEYLRGKQDVLTKDEKAGYNLFKANCASCHFGPVLGGLSYEKMGVKQDYFKLRGGKLTDVDNGRFNVTKQEKDRYFFKVPLLRNIELTHPYFHDGSVDNLADAVRIMGKVQVDKNFTSDEIGKIVAFLKTLTGEYNNKPLAQLTAKDAK, encoded by the coding sequence ATGAAAAAATTACCCTTATTTTTACTATTACTTCTGGCCGTAGTTTTATTTTTTCCCGTTTCCAACCTGGTTGGTTTGACGGGTAAAAATAAGCCCATTTTGCCTGTTTCCGGAAAATCCGATAACTTCATCAAAGTTACTCAAATTTTGCAGAATAAATGTGTGGATTGTCACTCACCCGGCATGACCCGACTGCCGTTCTATTCAGAACTGCCAATAGCCAAACAACTCATGGCAAAAGATATAGAAGAAGCAGGGGCTAGACTGATTTTATCTAAAGAGCTTTACAGCGGTGCAGAAGCTTTTACCCCGCTAATGCTAGCCAGATTGGAAAAGGTTATTAACAACGGCAGCATGCCGCCCGCACAATTTCTGCTAATGCACTGGACGGACAATTTAAACGATGATGAGAAAGCAAACATCCTGACCTGGATTTCCGAAGAGCGGGCAGAATCGCCCTGGAGTCTTGACTCTGCAAAAACGCTAAAAGGCGAACCCATACAACCGATTCCATTAAAGGTTGACCTCAATCCGGACAAAGTCGCTCTAGGTGACAAACTATTCCACGATCGCCTGCTGTCGGGAGACGATACTTTAAATTGCGCTTCCTGCCACGATTTAACTCGGGGCGGCACCGATCAGGCCAAAGTGTCCACCGGCATTCGCGGGCAGCAGGGGCCAATCAATTCTCCGACCGTCTATAATGCAATGTACAACATCGCTCAATTCTGGGATGGCCGTGCCAAAGACCTTCAGGAACAAGCCGCAGGTCCTGTCGCCAATCCTATGGAAATGGGAGCGCAATGGGATAACGTTGTCGAAAAACTTAAGCAAGCCAGTGACTATCAAAATACTTTTGGCAAACTGTACCCGGCACTAGGTCTGACTAAAACGACAGTGACCGATGCGATTGCTGTTTTTGAACAATCACTGATAACGCCCAATGCCCGTTTCGATGAGTATCTGCGCGGTAAACAAGACGTTCTAACAAAGGATGAAAAGGCTGGATACAACTTGTTTAAAGCGAATTGCGCCTCCTGCCACTTCGGCCCGGTACTCGGTGGATTATCTTACGAAAAAATGGGTGTCAAACAAGATTATTTCAAACTGCGCGGAGGTAAATTAACAGACGTTGATAATGGTCGTTTCAACGTAACCAAGCAGGAAAAAGACCGCTATTTTTTCAAAGTACCCCTATTGCGTAATATAGAACTGACTCACCCTTATTTTCACGATGGTTCGGTTGATAACCTCGCCGATGCCGTTCGGATTATGGGTAAGGTTCAAGTCGACAAGAATTTTACCAGCGATGAAATTGGAAAAATAGTTGCTTTCCTCAAAACACTGACCGGGGAATATAACAATAAACCACTCGCGCAGTTAACTGCAAAAGATGCCAAATAA
- a CDS encoding phosphate-starvation-inducible protein PsiE gives MMKSGHASLEEILLLFIYLELGAMVGTYFKTRRLPVQFLIYIAITALSRHLVIDVQKVADSFHLYLLLSITVAIALLSIAILILSYTAKNYGCPEDNDLKDKK, from the coding sequence ATGATGAAATCAGGACATGCCAGCCTTGAAGAAATACTGTTATTATTTATTTACCTTGAATTAGGTGCGATGGTCGGTACCTATTTTAAAACCCGTCGACTACCGGTACAGTTTCTGATTTATATCGCCATTACCGCATTATCACGCCATTTGGTTATTGACGTACAAAAAGTGGCTGATAGTTTTCATCTTTATTTACTACTGAGCATCACGGTTGCCATTGCCCTGCTCAGTATTGCCATTTTAATCTTGTCTTACACCGCCAAAAATTATGGCTGCCCTGAAGACAACGACCTTAAAGACAAAAAATAA
- the cydX gene encoding cytochrome bd-I oxidase subunit CydX yields MWYFTWILGLLLACSLGIINVLRLEAQETWDKEHIDLDPITQLITKETMLGRLQEKVDNSKRNGFPFSILFISLKDFKSGNPLPAYEMEALLRSVVDCFKENIRLGVDIAARMDNQDFLIAMPGSPLKKAEEIAAQVKNEIIEHIKAHKDLAVVVTTGVAEFSALSNASDNTAHEVNKLINIATAKSSLQKLA; encoded by the coding sequence ATGTGGTATTTTACCTGGATACTTGGATTATTACTGGCCTGCTCATTAGGCATTATCAACGTACTTAGACTGGAAGCCCAAGAAACCTGGGATAAAGAACATATTGATTTAGATCCGATAACACAATTAATCACCAAAGAAACCATGTTGGGCCGCCTACAGGAAAAAGTGGATAACTCCAAACGTAACGGCTTTCCTTTTTCCATTCTTTTTATCAGCTTAAAAGATTTTAAATCCGGTAACCCTTTACCGGCTTATGAAATGGAGGCTCTGTTACGTAGCGTCGTCGACTGCTTTAAAGAAAATATCAGACTGGGTGTTGATATTGCAGCGAGAATGGATAATCAGGATTTTCTTATTGCCATGCCGGGTTCGCCCTTGAAAAAAGCCGAGGAAATTGCTGCACAAGTAAAAAATGAAATCATCGAACATATCAAAGCGCATAAAGATCTTGCTGTTGTAGTAACTACCGGCGTTGCTGAATTTTCTGCATTGTCGAATGCATCAGATAATACCGCCCATGAAGTCAACAAATTAATCAACATTGCAACCGCAAAAAGTAGTCTGCAAAAACTGGCATAA